The Phyllopteryx taeniolatus isolate TA_2022b chromosome 7, UOR_Ptae_1.2, whole genome shotgun sequence genome has a segment encoding these proteins:
- the cep350 gene encoding centrosome-associated protein 350 isoform X4: MGEMRSSKRALPLGVTVHQHTDHNIDTADLPTAWKSLPQSKAALRRIENHVEAVPGTTALLLSVMDPPKKKLSVSVRSRDETRGSSKSKEHRRSSSKKRRSRSPLRNTTQDSNVSQHNSMALREQLSSYRETAPPSPPSFELEAYWLQSMSGPLSPSSDALFRKPVYQKDISDKGTDGHQDITRSGDCTEVCYLNDQPTVDTLQTYANPSHATSSVPAIENSSPEAQITLSVDIQKSRTFLPPASDLICRWESTPSTSPGSDSQRLENLRRHQPDEKLEKLKERIRKQVKHQEETAEKEKVLSRLEQPLMATKCNNGGTTAKVRKVAAAPQAPTYKGFSKTETRTRTPRGNALKDETLHSLNRDTCKDRSKQFAESSPPRLLRERHRSVERENKPTRKIHKAASGKNAKTVITPASWREGLKLVNKVLGTAPKKPREKRHQLDDKPQQTASHWRSNIGGSEANHQSHPTSTDRNHCEFQGQSKSHSTSLSSPSSAGPDKCPVPSRKDLLSADIQAIFDDPRLECRASEEGERSRPRSGKGKGSQRGNARSLSQTRTPLSFSGITVPTYGTSRGCRSANPSPDRPESTNVAQEKRRHYDSDKIRQYIVKQKEARKRRQAEEKKSLKEESDKRNQRLQELYRRQKEMAKTVVTPTEATATPWQNRYREETYNLLRMDETHLEEAIQMQSSVASNQLRPMYQPSGESDKENKKMDLPQSPSSSDRSLTDQLSPQLARGDLDIGVTSRLNPDLSPAVQSLSASSTGALECTSYGPLLSRPLMLENTVEAGNVKPAHAETPTWSQSRRSRIDALKATAISLSNRIESEARQIARVGINYGEATSLETDILAPRSTWADLDERGLAPGHGTFENNDLTSRIQKLITSAGLIPYNSASLSGAGNLHTFKGQPQQITADRTEYSSNSYRLDRNQVNGLEGADDMPHIRPYRPAEGNRENRTDLHDSSGGSISEGTILSEGSFSKDEVSPPHPANNHVLRLTDRSNGCAGQRIEVQHLTDFQKEAAKCLALTSPLAPQNSSKTPWEELNKGDPFSVINIYLKNLNVKVNDRNSPSACSLSSGDSHRDAAVYEDDFVSFHSSGVSQQSKNSCSPHSVGMESKKSPPSQGRLASPSAFPDLGLLQATSSLKNDSRKNGKLHYSPTALQQYMAAELKYQESIDESLRQLGDVERLIGLPVAQQAKQPKSPPLRACMTPDSSPAADFCSELPKNGFSVGPSNSSRATGNLQYSPAILHQHVTAELQYQESIDESLKHLGDVERLMGVSMAQQENASLVQILKVKQQKYDNDLYEQKIQAERKALEAQLQREEDRQRTARAHEELLEKLVLTQKETAEAARHIKELTDLARTQIEGALAVSVVVPESLVLSKHQREKQKSDSESFQREEESSQSLSHTDSRPVQRPNLIGADASCPNTTSSTSTDHINEVNIEETELIWKKEDDKRAQGEAGSNSIEEGCPTADNDSICSESIPSVADDKEYSFKFDSSRTEDEVEECSFSSLLPSKVHRGSSLENRPQHHEDSEDEAADDSTTVVSVSHHVTKNQNPNLAFSSGQDSFSRFTMGMVRQHMKDEDLRLQHQNALLRLRQKAVKEKIRTELAWLEHQKKQLRNKGEDDKLPPIRKKQKGLLLRLQEEQAEIRRLQEANKAARKEKQLLLKQQEEIERMRTSTQRLKERLKSAGCEVPSETPVSETPVSEAAAHNMRSPDDSRTPSPSPSISASETSSIMQKLKKMRSHMDEKFLTKREQQLMHRRHHAEELLQWKKRLDQEEAEVRRIEKEALASWREGGIISQSRSKAILIPKSSHHRNSEPRAVSEKEYMTEDDYSSATSECSIHTEGHFQEPKSPSSAQTSSVAEITLASNPSSPTNYIDDFASLTLSKQSSPVKGSHKRVSPSDISSVSKTQLHSSFQISKQEPNRLVEKPISSQTEPISEQSDIEIRIKALKEELRKRKYMASQLKREQKMRHKERLKAQEASLLKQLASYDNYIGKTKAELNKDPEPMPRKKDYTLVVDQSRLLSPIKRSETSEIPTVGLRSSSSFHQSHNRSTSASEELNVEAMAPSSVRGGPDFLTSGQEMGQSPDSLGPSAEDAKSQIIESEKDDTVLDSHSAVADLIAHSDKPPSIDHSCRQDLDVISSVKEAPIRDVQASPLTDYQDDFESSVPSSPRKEHISKPDSVCHTEIQFASQDEAIEEEIAEDLSHCSVASGASHESSRLLDFLQGAEDFNNDSHSINSISPAPISISHSPLSLTIDEMPSFNIGDRVLVGNVQPGTLRFKGPTSFAGGFWAGVALDKSEGSNCGTYNGVVYFECKERHGIFAPPEKIIHLSNNFELFTDAAGHDELYSDDVSDQCEDEQKSKEDISENIQILEKSEEPSHNDVLVEFTNVAANLERNLNGQELLKAEIHLDSQHHDQSIPQNGQEITSIVNKENVVDQYLPPISQEIAKVENDNSLDQSTLTNSQEISSIAENDNGLDQHLPLYSQEISAVVEKEEVGPDNELIFSGVSHVAGDHKDVQKDQISPDTLADKLLSTFVIDTVQHLVQIKRAKEQKIEASNQINGGIIVQSEEQGFISLLEPHDGLSSFIPEEEPSSPELCNRPESPILGASGQEELAKRLAELELNRDLLEELGDDQDWFDEDFGLTSRREQQKLQQKQRAEEKRLGAELGRSGSSSEDPLRGLVSHPDGDQSVKTPPRPALPLPPKLPEQPAMVVPHSAGEVEKMVHATIQEIWESCGLTKEGSGSLSLMACCKPSQEFLGVENGTKDLEALSIRSYKQAVYDLTREILQEIYAEDPNANQPEWVKPQRVRSAFSHRLKTPGDINKVLEFVTEEVLKLYGFKNKSKKSDWQKMLKFGRKKRDRVDQILVQELHEEEGQWVCYEEDELSVKMQLADSIFDMLLKDTANSLSLLTKRAAIS; encoded by the exons ATGGGTGAGATGAGAAGTAGTAAGAGGGCTCTGCCCCTTGGTGTCACAGTTCATCAGCACACAGATCACAACATTGATACAG CAGATTTACCAACTGCATGGAAGAGTCTGCCTCAGTCCAAAGCTGCT CTGCGACGAATAGAGAACCATGTGGAGGCAGTTCCTGGGACAACAGCACTGCTCCTGTCTGTTATGGACCCGCCCAAGAAGAAGCTATCAGTGTCAGTCCGCAGCAGAG ATGAGACGAGAGGGTCCTCGAAGTCCAAAGAACATCGTCGGTCAAGTTCCAAAAAGAGACGCTCGCGCAGCCCACTAAGAAATACCACGCAAGACAGCAATGTTAGCCAGCACAATAGTATGGCGCTCAGGGAACAGCTGTCTTCGTATAG AGAGACCGCCCCTCCATCACCACCCTCATTTGAGCTGGAGGCTTATTGGCTGCAGTCAATGTCAGGGCCTTTGTCCCCATCCTCTGACGCTCTGTTTAGGAAGCCCGTCTACCAGAAAGACATTTCGGACAAGGGGACAGATGGGCACCAGGACATCACACGCTCTGGAGACTGTACAGAGGTCTGCTACCTCAATGACCAGCCCACTGTAGACACCCTGCAGACTTATGCCAACCCGTCACATGCAACAAGTTCAGTCCCAGCTATAGAGAACAGCAGTCCCGAGGCGCAAATCACCCTGAGCGTGGATATTCAAAAGTCCCGCACGTTTCTACCTCCTGCCTCTGACTTGATATGTAGATGGGAAAGCACTCCTTCCACTAGTCCAGGCTCAGATTCCCAGCGTTTGGAAAACCTGAGGCGACACCAACCGGATGAGAAGCTGGAAAAGCTTAAAGAGCGTATTCGAAAGCAGGTTAAACATCAGGAGGAAACTGCAGAGAAGGAAAAAGTGTTGAGCCGTCTTGAGCAGCCACTAATGGCCACCAAGTGTAACAATGGGGGCACTACAGCCAAAGTAAGGAAAGTAGCAGCTGCACCACAAGCGCCTACTTACAAAG GTTTCAGCAAAACTGAGACAAGGACCCGTACCCCTCGTGGGAATGCGTTAAAAGATGAAACGCTTCATAGCTTAAACAGGGACACGTGTAAAGACCGGTCAAAGCAGTTTGCTG AAAGCTCACCACCCAGGCTGCTTCGGGAAAGGCATCGTTCtgtagagagagaaaataaaccAACCAGAAAAATCCACAAAGCTGCCTCtggcaaaaatgcaaaaacag TGATTACCCCTGCTTCCTGGCGTGAGGGCTTGAAGCTGGTAAACAAGGTACTTGGTACAGCTCCCAAGAAACCAAGGGAGAAGAGGCACCAACTCGATGACAAACCACAACAAACAG CTTCCCATTGGCGTTCCAATATTGGAGGCTCTGAAGCAAACCACCAATCTCATCCTACAAGCACAGACAGGAATCACTGTGAATTTCAGGGTCAATCCAAAAGCCACTCCACATCCCTTTCTAGCCCCTCGTCTGCTGGTCCAGACAAGTGCCCAGTGCCTTCACGCAAAGACTTATTGTCAGCAGACATCCAGGCCATATTTGATGACCCACGGCTTGAGTGCAGAGCATCTGAGGAGGGGGAGAGGTCTCGGCCAAGATCTGGGAAAGGTAAGGGCAGTCAGAGGGGGAATGCAAGGTCATTGTCTCAAACAAGGACTCCTCTCTCCTTCTCTGGAATTACGGTGCCAACATATGGCACCTCAAGAGGCTGCCGTAGTGCCAACCCCTCCCCAGATCGACCAGAGTCGACTAATGTGGCTCAGGAGAAAAGGCGCCACTATGATTCAGATAAAATTCGTCAGTACATTGTTAAGCAGAAAGAGGCGAGAAAGAGACGACAAGCAGAAGAGAAGAAATCCTTGAAAGAGGAGTCAGACAAAAGAAACCAGAGGCTGCAGGAGCTCTACAGGAGGCAAAAGGAAATGGCTAAAACTGTAGTCACTCCCACCGAGGCAACCGCGACTCCTTGGCAGAATCGATATAGAGAGGAGACCTACAACCTTCTGAGAATGGATGAGACCCATCTAGAAGAGGCCATACAGATGCAATCATCTGTTGCATCAAATCaactg AGACCAATGTACCAGCCGTCTGGAGAGTCTGATAAAGAGAATAAGAAAATGGACCTACCACAGAGCCCCTCAAGCAGTGACAGGTCTTTGACCGATCAGCTATCTCCTCAATTAGCCAG GGGTGATTTGGATATTGGAGTTACTTCTAGACTTAATCCTGACCTCAGCCCAGCTGTTCAATCCCTCTCTGCCTCCAGCACTGGTGCACTAGAGTGTACAAGCTACGGCCCTCTCCTTTCTCGCCCTCTGATGCTGGAGAACACAGTAGAAGCTGGTAATGTCAAGCCTGCCCATGCAGAAACCCCCACCTGGTCTCAGTCAAGGAGATCCCGCATTGACGCCCTCAAGGCCACGGCCATCTCCCTCTCTAACCGCATAGAGAGTGAAGCCCGGCAGATAGCTCGGGTGGGAATCAACTATGGTGAGGCAACGTCTTTGGAAACGGATATTTTGGCCCCAAGGTCCACTTGGGCAGATCTTGACGAGAGAGGCTTGGCACCTGGACATGGCACATTTGAAAATAACGACTTGACGTCGAGGATCCAGAAACTTATAACAAGCGCAGGTCTTATTCCATATAATAGCGCCTCCCTTTCGGGAGCTGGGAATTTGCACACCTTCAAAGGGCAACCACAGCAAATTACTGCTGATCGAACAGAGTACTCATCTAACAGCTATAGACTCGATAGGAACCAAGTCAATGGCTTAGAGGGAGCAGATGACATGCCTCACATTAGACCTTATAGACCAGCTGAGGGCAACAGGGAGAATAGGACAGATCTACACGACTCAAGTGGAGGTTCTATCAGTGAGGGTACCATCCTGAGTGAGGGGAGCTTCAGTAAGGATGAAGTGAGCCCTCCACACCCTGCCAACAATCATGTTCTGAGATTAACAGATCGCTCCAATGGCTGTGCTGGTCAAAGAATTGAAGTGCAACACCTCACTGACTTCCAGAAGGAGGCCGCCAAGTGCTTGGCCCTCACGTCACCATTAGCCCCACAGAACAGCAGTAAAACGCCCTGGGAGGAGTTGAACAAAGGAGACCCTTTCAGTGTAATCAACATTTACTTAAAGAACCTCAATGTTAAAG TGAATGACAGGAATTCTCCATCTGCTTGCTCTTTATCATCTGGAGATTCCCACAGAGATGCAGCAGTCTATGAAGATGACTTTGTGTCATTTCATAGCAGCGGAGTTAGCCAACAGTCAAAGAACAGTTGCAGTCCACATAG TGTGGGAATGGAAAGTAAAAAGTCTCCACCATCTCAAGGAAGATTGGCTTCTCCTTCAGCCTTTCCCGATTTGGGTTTGCTTCAAGCTACATCCTCTCTGAAGAATGATTCTCGAAAAAATG GTAAACTCCATTATTCACCAACCGCCCTGCAGCAGTATATGGCAGCAGAGCTCAAGTACCAGGAGTCCATAGATGAGTCATTAAGACAGCTCGGGGATGTGGAGAGGCTGATTGGTCTGCCTGTGGCTCAGCAA GCCAAGCAGCCAAAGTCTCCACCATTAAGGGCATGTATGACTCCAGACTCTTCTCCTGCTGCAGATTTTTGCAGTGAACTTCCAAAAAATGGCTTTAGTGTTGGGCCCAGTAACAGCAGCAGGGCAACGG GTAATCTCCAGTATTCGCCTGCCATCCTGCATCAGCACGTGACTGCAGAGCTCCAGTACCAGGAGTCCATAGATGAGTCATTGAAACATCTAGGGGATGTAGAGAGGCTGATGGGTGTGTCCATGGCCCAGCAGGAGAATGCTTCATTGGTGCAGATACTGAAG GTCAAACAGCAGAAATATGATAATGACCTTTACGAGCAGAAGATCCAGGCTGAAAGAAAGGCTCTTGAGGCCCAGCTGCAGCGGGAAGAAGACAGGCAGAGAACAGCCAGG GCTCATGAAGAATTGCTGGAAAAACTGGTGTTAACTCAAAAAGAGACGGCTGAAGCGGCGCGTCACATCAAAGAG TTGACTGATCTGGCACGGACTCAGATCGAAGGAGCTCTGGCTGTGTCTGTTGTTGTGCCCGAGTCTTTAGTTCTGAGCAAGCACCAGCGGGAAAAGCAGAAGTCGGATTCTGAAAG CTTCCAGAGAGAGGAGGAATCAAGTCAAAGCCTCAGTCATACTGACTCACGGCCTGTGCAAAGACCAAACCTCAT TGGTGCAGACGCTAGCTGTCCCAATACCACTTCATCCACATCTACAGATCATATCAATGAGGTGAACATAGAAGAAACAGAATTGATATGGAAGAAAGAAGATGACAAGCGGGCACAGGGGGAAGCAGGCAGCAATTCAATAGAGGAGGGATGTCCCACTGCAGACAACGACTCCATTTGTAGTGAAAGCATCCCATCTGTAGCTGATGACAAGG AGTACTCCTTCAAGTTTGACTCGTCGAGGACAGAGGATGAGGTGGAAGAGTGCTCCTTCAGCtctttgctgccatctaagGTGCACCGTGGTAGTTCTTTGGAGAACAGGCCACAGCACCACGAGGATTCAGAGGATGAAGCTGCAGATGACAGCACAACTGTAGTCTCAGTGTCACATCATGTTACAAAG aatcagaatccaaATCTGGCCTTTTCTAGTGGACAGGACAGCTTCAGCCGGTTCACCATGGGCATGGTTCGTCAGCACATGAAAGACGAGGACTTAAGACTGCAGCATCAGAATGCTCTGCTGCGTCTACGCCAGAAAGCTGTCAAAGAAAAGATCAGAACTGAGCTGGCGTGGCTGGAGCACCAGAAGAAGCAGCTGAGGAACAAGGGCGAGGATGACAAATTACCACCTATCAGGAAGAAGCAGAAGGGCCTTTTGTTAAGACTTCAGGAGGAGCAG GCTGAGATCAGGCGTCTTCAAGAAGCGAACAAAGCCgcaaggaaagaaaaacagctgTTGTTGAAGCAGCAAGAGGAGATTGAGCGGATGAGGACCTCAACACAGAGACTGAAAGAACGTCTGAAGTCTGCTGGGTGTGAAGTGCCTTCT GAGACTCCAGTGTCAGAAACGCCCGTGTCAGAAGCAGCAGCACACAACATGAGATCTCCGGATGACAGCCGCACCCCATCACCGTCTCCTTCCATCTCTGCAAGTGAGACCAGCAGCATCATGCAGAAGCTCAAGAAGATGCGTTCTCACATGGATGAAAA ATTCCTGACTAAGCGGGAGCAGCAGTTGATGCATAGGCGCCATCACGCTGAGGAGCTGCTGCAGTGGAAAAAGCGTCTTGATCAAGAGGAGGCAGAGGTCCGGAGGATAGAAAAGGAGGCCCTGGCTAGTTGGAGAGAGGGCGGTATCATATCGCAGAGTCGGAGCAAGGCGATATTAATCCCCAAGTCCAGTCACCATCGAAACTCAGAACCAAGAGCAGTTAGTGAAAAAG AGTACATGACTGAGGATGATTATTCCTCAGCAACATCTGAGTGCAGTATACATACAGAAGGACACTTCCAGGAACCAAAAAGTCCATCCTCAGCACAAACTTCATCAGTGGCTGAAATAACACTGGCCTCCAACCCGAGCAGCCCTACAAATTACATTGATGACTTTGCTTCACTCACACTGAGCAAGCAG TCTTCTCCAGTTAAAGGCAGCCACAAACGTGTCTCTCCATCTGATATCAGCAGTGTGAGCAAGACTCAGCTTCACTCCTCCTTCCAAATATCCAAGCAGGAACCAAATCGGCTGGTGGAAAAACCTATTTCTTCACAGACCG AACCCATTTCAGAGCAGAGTGATATAGAAATCCGTATCAAGGCCCTGAAAGAGGAGCTGAGAAAACGCAAGTATATGGCCAGTCAGCTCAAAAGGGAGCAGAAGATGAGGCATAAGGAGCGCCTGAAGGCACAAGAGGCCAGCCTGCTCAAACAACTGGCG AGCTATGACAACTACATTGGAAAAACTAAGGCAGAACTGAACAAAGACCCTGAGCCAATGCCTCGGAAGAAAGATTACACATTAGTTGTAGATCAATCCAGACTCTTATCTCCTATCAAAAG GTCTGAAACCAGTGAAATACCTACTGTGGGGCTACGCAGTAGTTCATCATTTCACCAAA GTCATAACAGATCTACCTCGGCATCTGAAGAGCTCAATGTTGAAGCTATGGCGCCATCCTCTGTACGTGGCGGTCCAGATTTCCTGACATCAGGTCAAGAGATGGGTCAATCACCAGACTCTTTAGGACCCTCTGCTGAAGATGCTAAGTCACAAATAATTGAGTCTGAAAAGGATGACACTGTGTTGGATTCACATTCTGCTGTAGCGGACCTCATCGCACACTCTGACAAGCCCCCATCCATTGACCATTCCTGTAGACAGGACTTGGATGTCATTTCCTCAGTGAAGGAGGCACCAATACGGGATGTCCAGGCTTCTCCTCTGACAGATTACCAAGATGACTTTGAGTCATCAGTACCGTCTTCACCTAGGAAGGAGCATATTTCTAAGCCGGATTCAGTTTGCCATACTGAAATCCAGTTTGCCAGTCAAGATGAAGCGATTGAAGAGGAGATTGCTGAAGACTTGAGTCACTGTTCTGTTGCTAGTGGTGCAAGCCATGAATCTAGTCGACTACTAGATTTCCTTCAGGGAGCTGAGGACTTTAACAATGATAGTCATAGCATTAATTCCATCTCCCCGGCACCCATCTCTATCTCACACAGCCCTCTCTCTCTGACTATAGATGAAATGCCAAGTTTCAACATCGGAGACCGTGTTCTTGTTGGTAACGTCCAGCCCGGGACACTAAGGTTTAAAGGTCCAACCAGCTTTGCTGGAGGCTTTTGGGCTGGTGTGGCGTTAGACAAGTCTGAGGGGAGCAACTGTGGCACCTACAATGGAGTAGTATACTTCGAGTGCAAAGAACGTCATGGGATCTTCGCTCCTCCTGAAAAGATTATTCATCTGTCCAATAACTTTGAGCTCTTCACAGACGCTGCTGGACATGACGAATTGTACTCTGATGATGTGTCAGATCAGTGTGAGGATGAACAGAAAAGTAAAGAGGATATATCTGAAAATATACAAATTCTGGAGAAAAGTGAAGAACCCTCTCATAATGATGTGTTGGTAGAGTTCACAAATGTAGCAGCTAACCTAGAGCGAAACCTTAATGGCCAGGAACTACTAAAAGCTGAAATACACCTCGATTCCCAACATCACGATCAATCCATACCACAGAATGGCCAAGAGATAACTAGCATTGTCAACAAGGAAAATGTGGTTGATCAGTACTTGCCACCAATTAGTCAGGAGATTGCCAAAGTCGAGAATGACAATTCTCTTGACCAGTCCACACTAACAAATAGTCAAGAGATTTCTTCGATAGCTGAAAATGACAACGGGCTAGACCAGCATTTGCCACTATATAGTCAGGAGATTTCTGCAGTTGTTGAGAAGGAAGAGGTGGGCCCAGATAACGAGTTGATATTTTCAGGGGTTTCCCATGTAGCTGGTGATCACAAGGACGTGCAGAAGGATCAAATTTCTCCGGACACATTAGCAGACAAACTACTGAGTACCTTTGTGATTGACACCGTTCAGCATTTGGTTCAGATTAAAAGGGCTAAAGAGCAGAAAATTGAAGCTTCCAATCAGATCAACGGCGGCATCATCGTTCAGTCCGAGGAACAAGGGTTTATTTCGTTATTGGAACCACATGATGGTCTATCTTCTTTTATACCTGAAGAGGAGCCGTCCTCTCCAGAGTTGTGTAACCGACCG gAAAGTCCAATTTTGGGGGCCAGTGGGCAAGAAGAACTTGCCAAGCGACTTGCTGAGTTGGAACTGAACCGAGATCTGCTGGAGGAGCTAGGTGACGATCAGGACTGGTTTGATGAGGACTTTGGCCTCACCTCACGTAGGGAACAGCAGAAACTCCAACAGAAGCAGAGGGCGGAAGAGAAGAGGCTGGGAGCAGAGCTGGGAAGGTCTGGTTCCTCATCTGAAGATCCCCTGAGGGGACTTGTCTCACACCCAGATGGGGACCAGTCGGTGAAGACTCCGCCAAGACCCGCCCTCCCACTTCCCCCTAAACTGCCAGAACAACCTGCCATGGTGGTGCCCCACTCAGCTGGTGAGGTTGAAAAGATGGTCCATGCTACTATTCAAGAGATCTGGGAGAGCTGTGGCCTTACAAAGGAGGGAAGTGGTTCACTTTCACTTATGGCCTGCTGCAAACCTTCTCAAGAGTTTTTGGGTGTTGAAAACGGCACGAAAGACCTGGAGGCCCTCTCCATCCGCAGCTACAAACAG GCTGTGTATGACCTGACGAGGGAGATCCTCCAGGAAATATATGCTGAAGACCCAAATGCCAATCAGCCTGAGTGGGTGAAACCACAGCGAGTCAGATCTGCCTTTTCCCACAGACTCAAGACACCAGGAGACATCAATAAAGTGCTG GAATTTGTCACAGAAGAAGTTCTGAAACTTTACGGTTTCAAgaataagagtaaaaagtcTGACTGGCAGAAGATGCTGAAATTCGGCCGAAAGAAACGAGACAGAGTTGATCAAATACTG GTACAGGAACTCCATGAGGAGGAGGGTCAATGGGTCTGCTACGAAGAAGATGAGCTGTCAGTCAAGATGCAGCTGGCAGACAGCATTTTCGACATGTTACTGAAGGACACTGCTAACTCGCTGAGTCTCCTCACCAAGAGGGCCGCCATCAGTTGA